The Candidatus Limnocylindrales bacterium genome has a segment encoding these proteins:
- the argC gene encoding N-acetyl-gamma-glutamyl-phosphate reductase, which yields MGTSLVRVAVVGATGYSGAEAVRLLARHPNVKLEVVTSEQASGRALGDVHRTLDFLGLTLEAVDANAIAGRVDFALTALPHGASTPVVRTLVEQGVRVIDIGADFRFHDLGVYEKWYGAHQAPALASEAVYGLTEHARDKVAGARLVANPGCYPTSALMPLLPLAGQLRGPVFVDSKSGTSGAGRAAKVDQLFAEVTENIRPYSVGKHRHQPEIAEQLTGAAGESRAVLFTPQLLPIARGILTTIYADIAEDVDVGALLREAYADEPFVRLLEGGALPEPRSVRGTNLIEIAWVRDAATGRVVLISAIDNLGKGAAGQAVQNLNCMIGVPETTALELLPALP from the coding sequence ATGGGAACCTCGCTGGTTCGGGTGGCCGTCGTCGGAGCGACTGGCTACTCGGGAGCCGAGGCCGTTCGCCTTCTCGCGCGTCACCCCAACGTAAAACTGGAAGTCGTCACGTCGGAGCAGGCCTCGGGCCGTGCGCTCGGCGACGTGCATCGCACGCTCGATTTCCTCGGCCTCACGCTCGAAGCTGTCGATGCGAATGCGATCGCCGGCCGCGTCGATTTCGCGCTGACGGCGCTGCCGCACGGCGCGTCGACTCCGGTCGTGCGCACGCTCGTCGAGCAGGGCGTGCGCGTGATCGACATCGGAGCCGACTTCCGGTTCCACGACCTCGGCGTGTACGAGAAGTGGTACGGCGCGCACCAGGCTCCGGCCCTTGCGAGCGAAGCCGTCTATGGCCTGACCGAGCACGCGCGCGACAAGGTCGCCGGTGCGCGGCTGGTTGCCAATCCCGGCTGCTATCCGACCAGTGCGCTGATGCCGCTGCTGCCGCTTGCCGGACAGCTGCGCGGGCCGGTGTTCGTCGATTCGAAGTCGGGTACGAGCGGGGCGGGAAGGGCCGCCAAGGTCGATCAGCTGTTTGCCGAGGTCACGGAAAACATCCGTCCGTACTCGGTCGGAAAGCACCGTCACCAGCCGGAGATCGCCGAGCAGCTGACTGGCGCGGCGGGCGAGTCGCGAGCGGTTCTGTTCACTCCGCAGCTGCTTCCGATCGCGCGCGGGATCCTGACCACGATCTATGCGGACATCGCCGAGGACGTCGATGTCGGCGCACTGCTTCGCGAGGCGTATGCCGACGAGCCGTTCGTGCGCCTGCTCGAAGGCGGCGCGCTGCCCGAGCCGCGCTCGGTGCGCGGCACGAACCTGATCGAGATCGCATGGGTGCGCGATGCGGCCACCGGCCGCGTCGTGCTGATCTCGGCAATCGACAATCTCGGAAAGGGTGCAGCCGGGCAGGCGGTGCAGAATTTGAACTGCATGATCGGCGTACCGGAGACGACGGCGCTCGAGCTTCTGCCCGCGCTTCCCTGA
- a CDS encoding CmpA/NrtA family ABC transporter substrate-binding protein → MTNSNHGNPNDTRRKGMAATAARMLAAALVVAVAATVGHAAALEKDEIKLGFIKLTDCAPLVIAKEKGFFEKEGLFVTLEAQANWKSLMDRVIDGELDGSHMLAPAPLGHTEGLLTKADIIVPFVMSQNGAGISVSNEVWQLMKPKLPRDENGKPRHPISAEYLKAALEDFKNQGKPFKMAMTYPVGVHNYSLRYWLGAGGINPGFYTPTDSDGVTDADVQLSVTPPPQMPAVLQAGTVQGVCVNEPWHTQISVRGLGVPVTSSYFTHRGLPDKVFGVTKEWGEKNPNSLKAIVRALLQAGKWLDASTEHRDEAAKILSRPEYVGADYAIISRMLDGKFGYGEDDLRDEPDWDVFYRDHATYPYYSGAIWWLTQVRRWGQLEAKPDEWYIDLAKKVYRPDIWNDAAKELVAKGEMTEAEIPQTDGFKDLPAGNFIDGIAYDGRHPNEYLRKFAIGRK, encoded by the coding sequence ATGACGAACAGCAACCACGGCAATCCGAACGACACGCGACGGAAAGGAATGGCGGCGACTGCGGCCCGGATGCTCGCCGCTGCGCTCGTCGTGGCAGTTGCCGCGACCGTCGGTCATGCGGCCGCGCTCGAAAAAGACGAGATCAAGCTCGGTTTCATCAAACTGACCGATTGCGCTCCGCTCGTCATCGCCAAGGAGAAGGGGTTTTTCGAGAAGGAAGGCCTGTTCGTCACGCTCGAAGCACAGGCGAACTGGAAGTCGCTGATGGATCGCGTGATCGACGGCGAGCTCGACGGCTCGCACATGCTCGCTCCCGCGCCACTCGGCCACACGGAAGGTCTGCTGACCAAAGCGGACATCATCGTTCCGTTCGTCATGTCGCAGAACGGTGCCGGCATTTCGGTCTCGAACGAGGTCTGGCAGCTCATGAAACCGAAGCTGCCGCGCGACGAGAACGGCAAACCCAGACATCCGATCAGCGCCGAGTATCTCAAGGCTGCGCTCGAAGACTTCAAGAACCAGGGCAAGCCGTTCAAGATGGCGATGACGTACCCGGTGGGTGTCCACAACTATTCGCTGCGGTACTGGCTCGGTGCCGGCGGCATCAATCCCGGCTTCTACACGCCGACGGACTCCGACGGCGTCACCGACGCCGATGTGCAGCTCTCGGTTACTCCGCCGCCGCAGATGCCGGCGGTGCTTCAGGCCGGAACCGTCCAGGGCGTGTGCGTGAACGAGCCGTGGCACACGCAGATCTCGGTGCGCGGCCTCGGCGTGCCGGTCACGTCGAGCTACTTCACGCACCGAGGCCTGCCCGACAAAGTCTTCGGCGTGACCAAAGAGTGGGGAGAGAAAAACCCCAATTCGTTGAAAGCTATCGTTCGCGCGCTCCTTCAGGCCGGCAAATGGCTGGATGCGAGCACCGAGCATCGCGACGAAGCCGCAAAGATCCTCTCGCGGCCCGAATATGTGGGCGCCGACTACGCGATCATCTCGCGAATGCTCGACGGCAAATTCGGCTACGGCGAAGACGATCTGCGCGACGAACCGGACTGGGATGTGTTCTATCGCGACCATGCGACGTACCCTTACTACTCGGGCGCGATCTGGTGGCTGACGCAGGTGCGGCGCTGGGGGCAGCTCGAGGCCAAACCCGACGAGTGGTACATCGACCTCGCAAAGAAGGTCTATCGTCCGGACATCTGGAACGACGCAGCCAAAGAACTGGTCGCGAAGGGCGAGATGACCGAAGCGGAAATTCCACAGACCGACGGCTTCAAGGATCTTCCGGCAGGCAACTTCATCGACGGCATCGCCTACGACGGCCGTCATCCGAACGAATATCTCAGGAAGTTTGCGATCGGGCGGAAGTGA
- a CDS encoding pyridoxamine 5'-phosphate oxidase family protein gives MKLLPLAANPFTAPTDRDMLPSERREFVRTHRTCVFGYPRRSDGPSMSIVYYIPTDGDDLLVSTMRGRAKTTAVARSGKVSLCILDERWPFAYLQVYCNAGVETDPDVVVDVMMAVAGRMSGQPLPAEARPVVETMAAQEDRVVLRCTPYSTFAQPPRHLHRNDQAEKVTHWIAASMPWDASDSDASIAVTSARSQTS, from the coding sequence ATGAAGCTTCTCCCGCTTGCCGCGAACCCGTTCACCGCCCCGACGGACCGGGACATGCTGCCGTCCGAACGACGCGAGTTCGTCCGCACGCACCGAACCTGCGTCTTCGGATACCCGCGACGCTCGGACGGACCGTCGATGTCTATCGTCTATTACATCCCGACGGACGGCGATGACCTTCTCGTCTCCACGATGCGCGGGCGCGCGAAGACGACGGCCGTTGCGCGCTCCGGCAAAGTCAGCCTCTGCATCCTCGACGAGCGCTGGCCGTTTGCCTACCTGCAGGTGTACTGCAACGCCGGCGTCGAAACGGATCCCGACGTGGTCGTGGACGTGATGATGGCGGTCGCCGGCCGGATGTCAGGCCAGCCGCTTCCGGCCGAGGCGCGTCCCGTGGTGGAAACCATGGCCGCGCAGGAAGACAGAGTCGTGCTGCGCTGCACTCCGTATTCCACGTTCGCGCAGCCTCCGCGTCATCTGCACCGCAACGATCAGGCCGAAAAGGTCACGCACTGGATCGCGGCGAGCATGCCGTGGGACGCGTCCGACAGCGACGCTTCGATCGCGGTCACTTCCGCCCGATCGCAAACTTCCTGA